The Mesorhizobium koreense genome includes a window with the following:
- a CDS encoding ABC transporter ATP-binding protein encodes MMPLLETRGLSRSFGGLKAVDHVDFTLQPGEIRAIIGPNGAGKTTFVSLVCGRFAPGAGSVIFDGEDITALPAHRRVRKGIAYTFQITSIFGKLTVFDNVALSVQRALLSGGGLGMAALRRGVMEALERTGLAGRAHETAGNLAYGHQRLLEVAMGLALKPRLLILDEPTQGLSDGEIEGFVTLVRRIAEDATVLLIEHNMPLVMELAHRITVFDRGRILAEGTPVEIRDNRAVQDAYLGVAADA; translated from the coding sequence GTGATGCCGCTTCTCGAGACGCGCGGCCTCAGCCGCTCCTTCGGCGGCCTGAAGGCGGTGGACCATGTGGACTTCACGCTCCAGCCAGGCGAGATCCGCGCCATCATCGGCCCGAACGGCGCCGGTAAGACCACTTTCGTCAGCCTCGTCTGCGGCCGCTTTGCGCCGGGCGCGGGAAGCGTCATCTTCGACGGCGAGGATATCACCGCGCTGCCGGCGCACAGGCGCGTCCGCAAGGGCATCGCTTATACGTTCCAGATCACCTCTATCTTCGGAAAGCTGACAGTCTTCGACAATGTCGCGCTCTCGGTCCAGCGGGCGCTCTTGAGCGGGGGCGGGCTCGGCATGGCCGCATTGCGGCGCGGCGTCATGGAGGCGCTGGAGCGCACCGGCCTCGCCGGCCGCGCGCACGAAACCGCCGGCAACCTCGCCTACGGCCATCAGCGTCTGCTCGAAGTCGCGATGGGGCTGGCGCTGAAGCCGCGCCTCCTCATCCTCGACGAGCCGACCCAGGGCCTCTCCGACGGCGAGATCGAAGGCTTCGTCACGCTGGTGCGCCGGATCGCCGAGGACGCCACCGTACTCCTGATCGAACACAACATGCCGCTCGTCATGGAGCTTGCGCATCGGATCACGGTTTTCGACCGCGGCCGCATCCTCGCCGAAGGCACGCCGGTCGAGATACGCGACAATCGCGCCGTGCAGGACGCCTATCTCGGAGTGGCGGCCGATGCCTGA
- a CDS encoding branched-chain amino acid ABC transporter permease: MRNDRPMAAILLHVVIVLVLVALQYILPDYHRAVFSRVLVLAVFAMGYNLAFGYTGLLSLGHAMFFCAGLYGAGMTMSMLGWNAAAALAAGLVCGAVLALVIGLLALRTTGVAFMIVTLMFAQVLYLVILYFNEYTGGDQGFSLRPAARQLGTLDLTDPTIRYFAALILFAVALAVTHMIVRSPRGRVLVAIRENEDRVRMLGYDVFAAKLAAVVLSGVLCAAAGATYAILFGYVGATFATIQYSILPLLWVLLGGAATVLGPLIGTLFMYYVVDITSNYTTAYLLFVGVALILLVLYFPKGILGTVRERWLPWLP, encoded by the coding sequence ATTCGCAATGATAGGCCGATGGCGGCCATCCTGCTTCATGTCGTCATTGTCCTCGTGCTTGTGGCGCTGCAATATATCCTGCCGGACTATCACCGCGCCGTCTTCTCGCGCGTCCTGGTGCTGGCCGTCTTCGCCATGGGCTACAATCTCGCCTTCGGCTATACTGGCCTCCTCAGCCTCGGCCACGCCATGTTCTTCTGCGCGGGTCTTTACGGAGCCGGAATGACCATGTCGATGCTCGGCTGGAACGCCGCCGCGGCGCTAGCGGCGGGCCTCGTCTGCGGCGCGGTTCTGGCGCTCGTCATCGGCCTTCTGGCGCTTCGCACCACCGGCGTCGCCTTCATGATCGTCACGCTCATGTTCGCGCAGGTGCTTTATCTGGTGATCCTCTATTTCAACGAATATACCGGGGGCGACCAGGGCTTTTCGCTTCGCCCCGCCGCGCGCCAGCTCGGGACGCTCGACCTGACCGACCCGACGATTCGCTATTTCGCGGCGCTCATTCTCTTCGCGGTCGCGCTTGCGGTGACGCACATGATCGTGCGCTCGCCGCGCGGCCGCGTGCTCGTCGCCATCCGCGAGAACGAGGACCGTGTCCGCATGCTCGGCTACGACGTCTTCGCAGCAAAGCTCGCGGCGGTGGTGCTCTCCGGCGTGCTCTGCGCCGCTGCCGGCGCGACCTATGCCATTCTCTTCGGCTATGTCGGCGCCACTTTCGCCACCATCCAGTATTCGATCCTGCCATTGTTATGGGTACTGCTCGGCGGCGCGGCGACGGTGCTCGGGCCGCTGATCGGCACGCTCTTCATGTACTACGTCGTCGACATCACCTCGAACTACACCACCGCCTACCTGCTCTTCGTCGGCGTCGCGCTGATCCTGCTCGTCCTCTATTTCCCGAAGGGCATACTCGGAACGGTGCGGGAAAGATGGCTGCCATGGCTGCCGTGA
- a CDS encoding branched-chain amino acid ABC transporter permease has product MAFGPHLLLAVLEGLVSSAVLALTALGLSLVFGVMRIVNVAHGEFFMLGAVFAWWFSTMVAGDPALGFLLALVLAPLVVGAIALVAERLVLRRLNYDPEATIVATIGMLYIFEQLALMFYGPEARAVPAPFDFRITLPWFGYSAYKLAIVAASILVMLATWFVLTRTKIGLVMRATQYDRETAQAFGIPVDRVYAGVFALGAMLAAIAAVLIVPIQQADYLMGTDPLLLSFIVVIIGGLGSLRGTVVAAVLIGLTEGIVAVFFSPTLAKMLATLFVALVLVFRPQGLFGTTAR; this is encoded by the coding sequence ATGGCCTTCGGACCCCATCTCCTGCTCGCCGTTCTTGAAGGCCTCGTCAGTTCCGCCGTGCTGGCGCTGACGGCGCTCGGGCTGTCGCTTGTCTTCGGCGTGATGCGCATCGTCAACGTCGCCCATGGCGAGTTCTTCATGCTCGGCGCCGTGTTCGCCTGGTGGTTCTCCACCATGGTCGCCGGCGACCCGGCGCTCGGCTTCCTTCTGGCGCTGGTGCTGGCACCGCTCGTGGTGGGTGCGATCGCGCTCGTTGCCGAGCGGCTGGTATTGCGCCGGCTGAACTACGACCCGGAAGCGACCATCGTCGCCACCATCGGCATGCTCTACATCTTCGAACAGCTTGCGCTGATGTTCTACGGGCCGGAGGCGCGCGCCGTTCCCGCCCCTTTCGATTTCCGCATCACGCTGCCCTGGTTCGGCTATTCCGCCTACAAGCTTGCCATCGTCGCCGCCTCGATCCTCGTCATGCTGGCCACATGGTTCGTCCTGACCCGCACCAAGATCGGGCTGGTCATGCGCGCCACGCAATATGACCGCGAGACGGCACAGGCCTTCGGCATTCCAGTGGACAGGGTCTATGCCGGCGTCTTCGCGCTCGGCGCCATGCTCGCGGCCATCGCCGCCGTGCTGATCGTGCCCATCCAGCAGGCGGATTACCTGATGGGCACCGATCCGCTGCTCTTGTCCTTCATCGTCGTCATCATCGGCGGGCTCGGCTCGCTCCGCGGCACGGTCGTGGCGGCCGTGCTGATCGGCCTGACCGAAGGTATCGTCGCGGTCTTCTTCTCGCCGACGCTCGCCAAGATGCTGGCGACCCTCTTCGTCGCGCTGGTGCTGGTCTTCCGCCCGCAGGGCCTGTTCGGGACAACTGCGCGATGA
- a CDS encoding ABC transporter substrate-binding protein encodes MTDKHKSSLILTKPLTRRTALKGLAGGLGAAAALGTAPGFVRYAQAASSAPIKIGFECHRTGIGAAYGRWYERTTNAAVKLINDAGGINGRPIQLIVEDDGTDAKRGTEVMEKFASEHKVDVVFGTLFSNVVIANGPTAGELKMPYYVVSEGHQVASGKMNRYVFQPGITDVKSQVMSVAPFIVGSLGKKVTQIFPDYAFGYDHRDNLPPAIEKAGGKVVAQIAIPPTEKSFTRYFPQIPTDTDVIYHVMVGPAVLTFVKEMGEFYGSKGPQLFGFIDSLEAVDMATPGLEFLNGSHFWEGSPRYLQANDGEAQKFYRDHVGIDDNGAAKGDPKDVSTAGHMFGCWETLYVIKKAMEDSRYQGPDDKKKLIEATEAMTAFAESKEHPQGDKTFNGKIHQCFGHQNISQFKDKKLTVVHRTSIEDGMYEPEGDYTTEKL; translated from the coding sequence ATGACCGACAAGCACAAATCCAGCCTCATTCTGACGAAGCCGCTGACGCGACGCACGGCGCTGAAAGGATTGGCCGGGGGTCTGGGCGCGGCCGCCGCGCTCGGCACCGCGCCGGGCTTCGTGCGCTACGCGCAGGCCGCCTCCTCCGCGCCGATCAAGATCGGCTTCGAATGCCATCGTACCGGTATCGGCGCCGCCTATGGCCGCTGGTACGAGCGCACGACGAACGCCGCCGTGAAGCTGATCAACGACGCCGGCGGCATCAACGGAAGGCCGATCCAGCTGATCGTCGAGGATGACGGCACCGACGCCAAGCGCGGCACCGAGGTGATGGAGAAATTCGCCTCCGAGCATAAGGTCGACGTCGTCTTCGGCACGCTGTTCTCCAACGTCGTCATCGCCAACGGGCCGACGGCCGGCGAACTCAAGATGCCCTATTACGTGGTGAGCGAAGGCCATCAGGTCGCATCGGGCAAGATGAACCGCTACGTCTTCCAGCCCGGCATCACCGACGTGAAGTCGCAGGTCATGTCGGTTGCGCCCTTCATCGTCGGCAGCCTCGGCAAGAAGGTGACGCAGATCTTCCCCGACTACGCCTTCGGCTACGACCACCGCGACAACCTGCCGCCGGCAATAGAGAAGGCTGGCGGCAAGGTCGTGGCGCAGATCGCCATTCCGCCGACCGAAAAATCCTTCACCCGCTATTTCCCGCAGATTCCGACCGACACGGACGTGATCTACCATGTCATGGTTGGCCCGGCCGTTCTCACCTTCGTCAAGGAGATGGGCGAGTTCTACGGCTCGAAGGGACCGCAGCTTTTCGGCTTCATCGATTCGCTGGAAGCGGTCGACATGGCGACGCCCGGCCTCGAATTCCTGAACGGTAGTCATTTCTGGGAAGGCTCGCCGCGCTATCTGCAGGCGAACGATGGCGAGGCGCAGAAATTCTACCGCGACCATGTCGGCATCGACGACAATGGCGCCGCCAAGGGCGATCCCAAGGATGTCTCGACCGCCGGCCATATGTTCGGCTGCTGGGAGACGCTCTACGTCATCAAGAAAGCGATGGAAGATTCCCGCTACCAGGGGCCGGACGACAAGAAGAAGCTGATCGAGGCAACCGAGGCGATGACCGCCTTCGCCGAAAGCAAGGAGCATCCGCAGGGCGACAAGACCTTCAACGGCAAGATCCATCAGTGCTTCGGCCACCAGAACATCTCGCAGTTCAAGGACAAGAAGCTGACCGTCGTGCACCGCACCTCGATCGAGGACGGTATGTACGAACCGGAAGGCGACTACACGACCGAGAAGCTGTGA
- a CDS encoding autotransporter outer membrane beta-barrel domain-containing protein codes for MNDFGGTSFNANSSAGNADITAKNNGTIDFYDIATAGTATLTSMADGLIRFHGDTTADDATVVGKAGGLIDISDLTSSGIGIGSLSSDGEVVLGSKALTLGGLGKDDTIGGAIADGTDGTGGSLVKMGTGTLTLNGVNTYTGLTTIDDGKLVVGDDGHATASLAGEVFVNSGGTLGGIGTVGSTTVASGGTIAPGNSIGTLTVKGDITFEAGSTYLAEINPALDSDLIDASGMATINGGTVYAAKVAGVYTPGSRWTIVGADGGVTGAFDTLDQNMPFVDLALAYDATHVYIDATRNAVAFCDVAMTFNQCSTGDGLESVGTGNSLYDTVAALPDKESARAAFDALSGEIYASTKSALIEDSHFVRDAVNDRIRSAFGDRSAPPMPVMAYGEGGPRLSPPDSPGPVAWGHAFGSWGSFDGDGNAAAMDTSTGGFLAGIDGGIASDIRLGFLTGYSHSTFDVDGRSSSGSSDNYHLGLYAGARWNALRLTGGLAYTWHDIETGRSVAFPGFSDSLTGDYSAGTFQAFGEAGYKIGIGAASFEPFANLAYVNLHTDGFTEKGGAAALHVRGETTETTFTTLGIHLASAFDLGGMKAKARGTLGWRHAFGDITPLSTQAFAGGDPFDIAGVPIAKDAALVEAGLDLNLTEAATLGIAYQGQFGDGATENGFNARLQVRF; via the coding sequence GTGAACGATTTCGGCGGAACCTCGTTCAATGCCAACTCGTCCGCAGGCAATGCCGACATTACGGCCAAGAATAACGGAACGATCGACTTCTACGACATTGCCACGGCCGGCACCGCAACGCTCACCAGCATGGCCGATGGCTTGATCCGGTTCCACGGTGACACTACGGCGGATGACGCCACCGTCGTGGGCAAAGCCGGCGGGTTGATCGACATTTCCGACCTGACCTCCAGCGGCATCGGCATCGGCTCGCTGTCGAGCGACGGCGAGGTCGTTCTCGGCTCGAAAGCCCTGACGCTGGGCGGGCTCGGCAAGGACGACACCATCGGCGGCGCCATCGCCGACGGAACGGACGGCACTGGCGGTTCGCTCGTCAAGATGGGTACGGGCACGCTGACGCTGAACGGAGTGAACACCTACACGGGCCTGACGACCATCGACGACGGAAAGCTCGTCGTCGGCGACGACGGCCATGCGACGGCAAGCCTTGCCGGCGAGGTCTTCGTCAACAGCGGTGGTACGCTGGGCGGCATCGGTACGGTGGGGTCGACGACAGTCGCATCGGGCGGCACGATCGCGCCGGGCAATTCGATCGGCACGCTCACCGTCAAGGGCGACATCACCTTCGAGGCCGGCTCGACCTATCTGGCCGAGATCAACCCGGCGCTCGACAGCGATTTGATCGACGCCAGCGGCATGGCCACGATCAATGGCGGCACGGTCTATGCGGCAAAAGTCGCCGGCGTCTACACACCCGGCAGCCGCTGGACCATTGTCGGCGCCGACGGCGGAGTGACAGGAGCGTTCGACACGCTCGATCAGAACATGCCGTTCGTCGATCTGGCGCTCGCCTATGATGCCACCCATGTCTACATCGACGCCACGCGTAACGCAGTGGCGTTCTGCGACGTGGCGATGACCTTCAACCAGTGTTCGACGGGTGACGGCCTCGAAAGCGTCGGCACCGGCAATTCCCTCTATGACACCGTTGCAGCCCTGCCGGACAAGGAGAGTGCCCGCGCCGCCTTCGACGCGCTCTCGGGCGAGATATATGCCTCGACGAAGTCGGCGCTGATCGAGGACAGCCATTTCGTGCGCGATGCGGTGAACGACCGCATCCGTTCCGCCTTCGGCGACCGGTCGGCGCCTCCCATGCCGGTCATGGCCTATGGCGAGGGCGGCCCACGCCTCTCCCCGCCTGATAGCCCTGGCCCGGTCGCCTGGGGCCATGCCTTCGGCTCATGGGGTTCCTTCGACGGTGACGGCAATGCGGCGGCCATGGATACTTCCACGGGCGGCTTCCTCGCCGGCATCGATGGCGGGATCGCTTCGGATATCCGCCTCGGCTTCCTCACTGGATACAGTCATTCCACCTTCGACGTCGATGGTCGCTCTTCCTCCGGCTCGAGCGACAATTACCATCTCGGCCTCTACGCCGGCGCCAGGTGGAATGCGCTGCGCCTGACGGGCGGCCTTGCCTATACCTGGCACGATATCGAGACGGGCCGTTCGGTCGCCTTTCCCGGTTTCAGCGACAGCCTGACGGGGGACTATAGCGCCGGTACCTTCCAGGCCTTCGGCGAGGCCGGCTACAAGATCGGTATAGGCGCCGCCTCCTTCGAACCCTTTGCCAATCTCGCTTATGTCAACCTGCATACGGACGGCTTCACCGAGAAGGGCGGAGCGGCAGCGCTCCATGTCCGCGGCGAGACCACCGAAACGACCTTCACCACGCTTGGCATCCATCTCGCCTCCGCCTTCGACCTCGGCGGCATGAAGGCGAAGGCGCGCGGGACGCTCGGCTGGCGCCACGCCTTCGGTGACATAACGCCGCTCTCCACCCAGGCCTTTGCCGGCGGCGACCCATTCGACATCGCCGGCGTGCCGATCGCGAAGGACGCCGCGCTCGTCGAGGCCGGGCTCGACCTGAACCTCACCGAAGCCGCTACCCTCGGCATCGCCTATCAGGGCCAGTTCGGCGACGGCGCGACCGAGAACGGCTTCAACGCCAGGCTCCAGGTCAGATTCTGA
- a CDS encoding beta strand repeat-containing protein, which produces MAVVSANHRSAARMLALLCSTALAGVLAGPAWSQTSWTGAVSEDWFEAGNWSNLVPDASDNVNIDTATPNSPVINGGDAATGWLLVSQFGIAELRIVNGGTLSSTQARIGNDLGSQGSATVSGPGSAWSIPGDFLVGTDGIGSLTITDGGAVTSGRSYIGVGGSGDGTVNVTGADSVWNVNGPFVVGNNGEAELKITDGGSVVAPAMQIASAPGSQGRVAVDGSNSTLLLANRLTIGAAGDAALTAADGGTVSATQITIAGQAGSVGTLNIGAAAGDPAAAPGTIDTPLIILGEGDGTINFKHTASSYVFTPSISGAGTVNVLLGPTIFTGENTYTGTTNVIAGATLQIGNGGNTGSLASDAVVNGALTFDRTGELTYAGAISGSGRFSKRGSGTLTLTSDNEIGIFTVRDGTLAVDGGTFDQPDYVSGRENYVGESTGDDAALLITNGGKVSTANSFLIGNSAGSKGSVIVEGDQSRLDIAGGFAGLSVGFGGDGTLSVTEGGHVSSLSFLNVGGGNWGQLGNGLFSIDGAGSSAEIGTLTIAGYGDGSTGAVTVSDGGVLNAHDTIRMSLNNTTGSADLNIGAASTNPADAVAPGTLHAPEMDFYNDSASLNFNHTGDAYVFDTPLVSMNAGDGFVLHYAGVTSLTGDSSGFSGDTIVHGGTLKVNGTLGGMVDVESGGTLGGSGTIGGNVTVDGTLSAGNSPGTLTIDGDLALNSGSTSIFELNTPGVVGGVGNDLVNVHNNLTLGGALDARVAAAGYYRLFNYDGTLTGTFDSGTLTGTGGFTPLFPNSPDIRYDTPHQVNLSVLAAGQTMLFWDGTNTTANGTVDGGDGTWNSAGDNWTDSAGGANGSWGGTVGVFAGSAGTVTVDGTQSFDTLQFKTDDYELTGGTLALSPATGTTGTLNIDNGVSTTIASTIADGTGNSLKKVGGGTLVLKGSNTYTGGTQLFGGTVSVSSDANLGDASGDLTFDGGTLRNTADLTTARNITLDAGGGTFQADADLALNGMISGAGSLTKAGAGVLTLSNASSYDGGTTISQGQLTAAATGALSTGAVDVKDSAALAFINDNTSAGTSPSRWAITRPYASTMLLRRERQRSLIRKATSISTIPPPPEARRS; this is translated from the coding sequence ATGGCGGTCGTTTCAGCTAACCATCGTTCGGCGGCGCGCATGCTCGCGCTTTTGTGCTCCACCGCGCTTGCAGGCGTGTTAGCCGGTCCAGCCTGGTCCCAAACAAGCTGGACCGGCGCTGTGTCAGAAGACTGGTTCGAGGCGGGCAACTGGTCAAACTTAGTGCCGGACGCGTCTGATAACGTCAATATAGATACCGCCACGCCCAATTCTCCTGTGATCAATGGCGGCGATGCTGCCACCGGGTGGTTGCTGGTGTCCCAATTCGGGATCGCCGAGTTGAGGATCGTCAATGGCGGCACGCTATCCAGCACGCAAGCGCGAATTGGCAACGATTTGGGCAGTCAGGGCAGCGCCACAGTTTCCGGACCCGGCTCGGCCTGGAGCATTCCCGGTGATTTCCTCGTCGGCACCGACGGCATCGGTAGCCTCACCATCACTGACGGCGGCGCAGTCACTTCCGGTAGATCGTATATCGGCGTTGGAGGATCTGGCGACGGTACGGTCAACGTGACCGGTGCGGACTCGGTTTGGAACGTGAATGGCCCGTTTGTTGTCGGCAACAATGGCGAAGCCGAGCTTAAGATCACCGATGGCGGATCGGTGGTCGCGCCAGCAATGCAGATCGCCAGCGCGCCGGGTAGCCAGGGGCGTGTCGCCGTTGACGGCAGCAACAGCACCCTGCTGCTAGCGAACAGGCTGACGATAGGCGCCGCCGGCGACGCGGCGCTGACTGCGGCGGATGGCGGCACGGTTTCCGCAACGCAGATAACGATTGCCGGCCAGGCCGGCAGCGTCGGTACGCTCAATATCGGCGCCGCGGCCGGTGATCCGGCGGCCGCGCCGGGGACCATCGATACGCCCTTGATCATCCTGGGCGAAGGCGACGGGACGATCAATTTCAAGCACACAGCCTCCAGCTACGTGTTTACGCCGAGTATCAGCGGCGCCGGAACCGTGAACGTGCTCCTCGGACCCACCATATTCACCGGCGAGAACACCTACACCGGCACGACCAATGTCATTGCCGGCGCCACGCTTCAGATCGGCAATGGCGGCAACACAGGTAGCCTGGCGAGCGACGCCGTCGTCAATGGCGCGTTGACCTTCGATCGTACCGGCGAGCTCACCTATGCCGGCGCGATCTCCGGCAGCGGGCGGTTTTCCAAACGCGGCTCCGGCACGCTGACCCTGACAAGTGACAATGAGATCGGTATTTTCACCGTGCGTGACGGTACGCTGGCGGTCGACGGCGGCACGTTCGACCAGCCGGATTACGTATCGGGGCGCGAGAACTATGTCGGCGAGAGCACCGGCGACGATGCCGCGCTCCTCATCACCAATGGTGGGAAGGTATCCACGGCCAACAGCTTTCTTATAGGAAATTCGGCAGGATCGAAGGGCAGCGTCATCGTCGAAGGCGACCAATCGCGCCTGGACATAGCAGGTGGCTTCGCTGGTTTAAGTGTAGGGTTTGGCGGTGACGGGACTTTGTCCGTTACCGAAGGCGGGCACGTTTCCTCTCTTAGTTTCCTGAACGTCGGCGGAGGCAATTGGGGCCAATTGGGCAATGGTCTTTTTTCGATCGACGGCGCGGGGTCGAGCGCGGAGATTGGTACTCTTACCATAGCCGGATACGGGGATGGCTCCACAGGCGCGGTCACAGTGTCGGACGGTGGCGTGCTAAATGCCCATGACACGATCCGGATGAGCCTAAATAACACCACCGGCTCCGCCGATCTCAATATCGGCGCCGCCTCGACAAACCCGGCCGACGCCGTAGCGCCCGGTACGCTCCATGCCCCGGAAATGGACTTTTACAACGACAGCGCCAGCCTCAATTTCAACCACACGGGCGACGCCTATGTGTTCGACACGCCGCTTGTTAGTATGAATGCGGGCGACGGCTTCGTCCTTCATTATGCCGGCGTTACCAGCCTGACCGGTGACAGTTCCGGTTTTTCCGGCGACACGATCGTCCATGGCGGCACTCTCAAGGTGAACGGGACGCTGGGCGGGATGGTCGATGTCGAATCCGGTGGCACGCTGGGCGGCAGCGGCACGATCGGAGGCAATGTAACAGTTGATGGCACGCTGTCGGCAGGCAATTCGCCGGGTACGCTGACGATCGACGGCGATTTGGCGCTGAATAGTGGTTCGACGTCCATATTCGAACTCAACACGCCGGGCGTGGTCGGCGGCGTCGGCAACGACCTCGTCAACGTCCACAACAACCTGACGCTCGGCGGCGCGCTCGACGCGCGCGTCGCGGCGGCTGGCTATTACCGGCTGTTCAATTATGACGGCACGCTGACGGGCACGTTCGATAGCGGCACGCTCACCGGCACCGGCGGCTTCACGCCGCTTTTCCCCAACAGTCCCGACATCCGCTACGACACGCCCCATCAGGTCAATCTGTCGGTGCTCGCAGCCGGGCAGACAATGCTGTTCTGGGATGGCACGAATACCACCGCCAACGGCACGGTCGACGGCGGTGACGGCACCTGGAACTCGGCCGGCGACAACTGGACCGACAGCGCCGGCGGCGCCAATGGCAGCTGGGGTGGTACAGTCGGCGTGTTCGCGGGCAGCGCCGGCACGGTGACGGTCGACGGCACGCAAAGCTTTGACACGCTTCAGTTCAAGACCGATGACTATGAGCTCACTGGCGGTACGCTCGCGTTGTCACCCGCGACGGGAACCACAGGCACGCTCAATATCGACAATGGTGTCTCCACGACCATCGCCTCCACCATCGCCGACGGAACAGGGAACAGCCTGAAGAAAGTCGGCGGCGGCACGCTCGTTCTGAAAGGGAGCAACACCTATACCGGCGGCACGCAGCTTTTCGGCGGAACAGTGTCGGTTTCCTCCGACGCCAATCTTGGCGATGCGTCCGGCGACCTGACCTTCGATGGCGGTACGCTGCGGAACACAGCGGACCTGACGACGGCACGTAACATCACGTTGGACGCGGGCGGCGGCACGTTCCAGGCCGATGCCGACCTGGCGCTGAACGGTATGATCTCCGGCGCAGGCAGCCTGACCAAGGCTGGAGCTGGTGTACTGACGCTGTCGAACGCCAGCAGCTATGACGGAGGCACCACGATCTCGCAGGGACAACTCACGGCAGCCGCCACCGGCGCGCTCAGCACCGGCGCCGTGGACGTGAAGGATAGCGCCGCGCTCGCCTTCATCAACGACAACACCAGCGCCGGGACCTCGCCATCACGCTGGGCGATCACTCGACCATACGCTTCAACGATGCTTCTTCGGCGGGAACGGCAACGATCGCTAATACGCAAGGCTACATCAATTTCTACGATACCGCCGCCGCCGGAAGCGCGACGATCGTGA
- a CDS encoding sensor histidine kinase, whose product MLDLKTVLVVTLATASLQAVAWIFVWRAWRRLYELKFLAAGFIAIAAGVLLMLVRAEQPPAWAIVLTNTIIKLGLVLLAEGLARFLGQPRYSWVGVSLLAFHVVCWSVAVALDPDNLAIRIHTSTLFTVALMSVMCLGLVRDRTQPPLLRWITIALLVEYMAASIVQSVIEYRLPADFQSGPVLADRNAWYLLQGTLFLIAFFACLLFMVSSRLSADLREKNAALSREVQERRRLERQLNASLETERALRDEQTDFMRVVSHEFRTPLAVIRNAVDMIGLVGNRPPGATKERIAGIGEALDRLFSLIDRFMANDRDSGFQPEPIRAGSLIADVRLHFGMTGRGERLVFRADDDAVSLFADPEMLATVLIDLIDNALKYSPEDQPVDIDARKEGRCVVIRIRDRGIGIPQAELHKIGRRFFRASNTVAGTGTGLGLYTSRKLLAYHDGTLQLLANDDRGITAVVRLPLSEAAADRLMPEELTA is encoded by the coding sequence ATGCTTGATCTCAAGACGGTTCTGGTCGTCACGCTGGCGACGGCAAGCCTGCAGGCCGTCGCCTGGATATTCGTCTGGCGGGCATGGCGTCGTCTCTACGAACTGAAATTCCTGGCCGCAGGCTTCATCGCCATCGCGGCGGGTGTGTTGCTCATGCTCGTGCGCGCCGAACAGCCGCCTGCATGGGCGATCGTGCTCACCAACACAATCATCAAGCTCGGCCTCGTGCTTCTCGCCGAGGGGCTTGCCCGTTTCCTCGGGCAGCCGCGCTATAGCTGGGTCGGCGTCTCGCTACTGGCTTTCCATGTCGTGTGCTGGAGCGTAGCCGTCGCGCTCGATCCGGACAATCTGGCGATCCGCATCCACACGTCCACCCTGTTCACCGTGGCCCTGATGTCGGTGATGTGCCTTGGGCTTGTGCGCGACCGGACGCAACCGCCGTTGCTGCGCTGGATCACGATCGCTTTGCTCGTTGAGTACATGGCGGCCTCCATCGTCCAGAGCGTCATCGAATACCGCCTGCCAGCCGATTTCCAGAGCGGCCCCGTGCTGGCCGACCGCAATGCCTGGTATCTGCTGCAGGGCACGCTCTTCCTGATCGCGTTTTTCGCCTGCCTGCTCTTCATGGTCAGCTCGCGGCTGTCCGCCGACTTGCGTGAGAAAAACGCCGCCTTGTCGCGGGAGGTGCAGGAACGGCGGCGGCTGGAACGCCAATTGAATGCAAGCCTGGAGACCGAGCGCGCGCTGCGCGACGAGCAGACGGATTTCATGCGGGTCGTCAGCCACGAATTCCGCACGCCGCTCGCCGTCATCCGCAACGCCGTCGACATGATCGGCCTTGTCGGTAACAGGCCGCCTGGAGCGACGAAGGAGCGGATTGCTGGCATCGGCGAGGCGCTCGATCGCCTGTTCTCGCTGATCGACCGCTTTATGGCCAACGACCGCGACAGCGGCTTCCAGCCGGAGCCGATACGGGCCGGTTCCCTCATCGCCGACGTGCGTCTGCATTTCGGCATGACCGGACGCGGCGAGCGCCTGGTTTTCAGGGCGGATGACGACGCGGTTTCTCTCTTCGCCGATCCCGAAATGCTGGCGACCGTCCTTATCGACCTCATCGACAATGCGCTCAAATATTCACCGGAAGACCAGCCGGTCGACATCGATGCCCGGAAGGAGGGTCGATGCGTCGTCATCCGGATTCGCGATCGCGGCATCGGCATTCCGCAAGCCGAGCTTCACAAGATCGGCCGGCGCTTCTTCCGGGCCTCCAATACGGTGGCGGGGACAGGGACCGGGCTCGGCCTCTACACGTCGCGCAAGCTGCTCGCCTATCACGACGGCACATTGCAGCTACTCGCCAACGACGACCGGGGCATAACAGCCGTCGTGAGGCTGCCCCTGTCAGAAGCAGCGGCGGATCGGCTCATGCCGGAGGAACTGACGGCATGA